The DNA segment AACAACTGCGCAACAATATTAGGAATCACTTTCGGCATAGGGATAAAAATTTGTTTATGGCGGTTGAGTTCGCCTTTTTCGATGAGAATACTGCTTTTTGGCACTTTAAAGGTTTTGCTTAAGAATTTAAGCAAATGGGCGTTGGCTTGGCCATCAATAGGTGGGGCGGTGATGGTGATTTTTAGCTCGTTGTCGTGCAAGCCAACAATTTGATCTTTACTGGCTTTCGGTTGCAGAAAAATGCGCAACCGAAGTCCTTGCGTGCATTGTTCGATCGCATTCATTAGGCAAATTGCCATAAGATAGGCGCAATGTCGTACATTACACGGTTGGCGTAAAATAATAAAAATGCCAATAACATCGGGGAGAAATCAATCATTCCCGTGTTCGGTAAAATACGGCGAATCGGGTTCAGCAAAGGTTGCGTGAGCTGATAAAGGGTATATTGCAACGGGTTTTGCCCACGGTTAAACCAGCTTAAAATGGCTTGGAAAAACAACACATAAATCACCGCTTCACCCATAGTGCGCAAGGTATGCAATAACCCGATGTAAAGATAAAGCAAGGGATTTGCCACCACTTGCGCTGATCCTAATAAATCTAACAACGGATATTTTGCCACGCCTAATGCCACACACAACGCCAATGCTGCGGTATTTAAGCCTTTCACCGTAGGTAAAAACTTTTGCAATGGCGCAAGCACAGGTTGAGTGAATTTCACTAAGGTTTGCGAAAAAGGATTATAAAAATCCACGCGGCTATATTGAAACCACGCACGCAAAATTAGCACGAAACTAAAAACATTAATTAGGGTATAAACTAAAAACTGAAGGGAATTTAAGCCCATTATTTTCTCCTTAAAAATTACAACCAGCCTTTGCGTTTAAAATAAATATAAGGCGTAAGCGCCGCAACGATCATTAAACCAATCGCCATAGGATAGCCATATTTTAAATGCAATTCTGGCATAAATTCAAAGTTCATTCCGTAGGTGGACGCCACCAAGGTTGCAGGCAGGAACATCACCGACACTACAGAGAAAAATTTCATAATTTTATTCTGCTCAATATTGATATAACCCATTGCCGCTTGCATTAAGAAATTCACTTTTTGGAATAAGGATTCATTATGCGGTTGCAGGGATTCAATATCGCGTAAAATATCGCGCGCTTGCTCTAACTGATTGGCAGGCAGACGCGTTTTGCGCACCAAAAAGCTCAATGCGCGTTGCGTATCCATCAAACATAAACGCACTTTGGAACTGGCATCTTCTTGCTCTGTGAGTGTAGCAAGCGCTTTATCAAAGGCTTCGCCCTGCTTGCCCTCCAAAATAACGTGGCTTAATTTTTCCAAATCTGCGTAAGCATTTTCGATTACATCGGCGAGCTGCTCGATTTTGGTTTCAAATAAATCTAACAGCACTTCATAGGCGTTACATTCCACCAATCGTTGGCTGCGCGAACGCATTCGATAAAGGCGAAACGCTGGCAATTCGCGATCACGAAGGGTGAACAAACGCCCATCACGCAAGGTAAACGCCACGCTGGCAATGTCGGCATAATCATTTTCATCTTCACAATAGAAAAAAGAGTGCAAATGCAAGCCGTCTTCGTCTTCAAAGAAACGCGCAGACGCTTCAATATCTTCCAATTCTAAGAAAGATGCCAAACTTTGCCCTAAGCCCTGTTGCAACATTTCACGTTCTTCGCTTGACGGCTCAAGCAAATCAATCCAAATGGCGGCGTTGAGATTTTCATCACCTTCATCTAGCCGAATTAAACGCGCATTTTCCAGTGCAAAAGCATTAATCATTTTGTCATACTCCTTGAGGGATTATGAACAAACCCGATGAACAAAAGAAAACTAAATAATCAGCACAAAAGTGCGGTGCAAAATTTTCGATTATTTAATTAAAGATACCTAATAATTGAGGTAATGAAACTTACCTGCGAAATCTCGCCGATAAGTGGAGGACGAGATTTAGATCAACGATGAATTGGGTATCGACTATGACTGTCCAAAGTGTGTGTCCTCTTGTTGCTAAATCGTGCGGAATGTTACGCTTCAATGGGGTGTTCGTCAAGAATTTATATAGCAAAAAGAAGCTTTCGTCTTATTCAGCAATCACTCTCTCAATCTCTTCCTGCACTGCAAACCATCCCATTTCGACTTCGTCTAGCTGTTTTTTGTATTCTGCTTGGTCTTTTAAAAGTGCGGTGAGATTTTCTTTCATTTCTGCTTGGTACAGATCACCGTTGGCGAGCTGTTGCTCAATGTCTGCCAGCTTTTGTGATAGGGTTTCCATTTTGCTTTCCCATTGGGCGAGAGATTTTCGCAATGGCGCGAGCTGTTGGCGAAGTTCTGCTTCTTTTCGTTTTTGCTCTTTACGATTTTGGCTGCTGCTTTCTTTATTGCTTTCTGTTTTGCCTGAGGGTTGGCTTTGGCTATTTTGTTCGTTGAGCCATTTTTGATAATCGTCTAGATCGCCTTTAAACTCTTCCACTTGTCCATCGTGAACCAAATAAAATTCATCAACAGTGTTGCGTAATAAATGGCGGTCGTGGGAAACAATCACTAATGAGCCTTGATAATCCACCAAGGCTTCGGTTAGGGCTTGGCGCATATCTAAATCTAAATGGTTGGTCGGCTCATCTAATAACAATAAATTCGGTCGCTGCCAAACGATTAATGCCAACACCAAACGTGCCTTTTCGCCGCCTGAAAAGGTGGCAACAGGCTCATTCACTTTATCGCCGTGAAAGGCGAAACTGCCGAGATAAGTGCGTAATTGTTGCTCCGTTTGTTGTGGGGCGAGCTGCTGCATATGCCAAAGGGCGCTTTCTTCCGCGCGCAAGGTATCCAGCTGATGTTGGGCAAAATAACCAAGCTGCACGCCTTTTGCGAGCTGAATATTGCCAGAAAGTGCGGTGATTTCTCCCGCTAATAATTTAATCAGCGTGGATTTTCCTGCGCCATTTTTACCCAGCAAACCAATGCGCGAGCCGGGAACAAGATTTAATTTGATTTGTTTCAGAATTTCTGTGATTTGTCCGTTATTTTCATAACCTGCACTGACTTTTTCCATTGAAAGCAATGGGTTAGGCAACGCCAGCGGCTCACGAAACTCAAAAGTAAACGGATTATCCACATAAGCCGGGGCGATGAGTTCCATTTTCGCCAACGCCTTAACGCGACTTTGTGCTTGTTTTGCCTTGCTCGCTTTGGCTTTAAAGCGGTCAATATATTTTTGTAAATGTGAGATTTTTTGCTGTTGCTGACGGTATAACGCCGTTTGTTGAGCTAATTTTTCTGCTCGTTGTTTTTCAAAAGAAGAATAATCACCGGTGTATTCATTTATTTTTTGATTTTCAATGTGCAGAATTTTGTCCACCACAGGATCAAGAAAATCGCGATCGTGTGAAATCAGCACCAGCGTGCCTTGATATTGTTGCAACCAACGTTCAAGCCAGATCACTGCATCTAA comes from the Avibacterium avium genome and includes:
- the yggU gene encoding DUF167 family protein YggU gives rise to the protein MNAIEQCTQGLRLRIFLQPKASKDQIVGLHDNELKITITAPPIDGQANAHLLKFLSKTFKVPKSSILIEKGELNRHKQIFIPMPKVIPNIVAQLL
- a CDS encoding YggT family protein, which gives rise to MGLNSLQFLVYTLINVFSFVLILRAWFQYSRVDFYNPFSQTLVKFTQPVLAPLQKFLPTVKGLNTAALALCVALGVAKYPLLDLLGSAQVVANPLLYLYIGLLHTLRTMGEAVIYVLFFQAILSWFNRGQNPLQYTLYQLTQPLLNPIRRILPNTGMIDFSPMLLAFLLFYANRVMYDIAPILWQFA
- the corA gene encoding magnesium/cobalt transporter CorA, with translation MINAFALENARLIRLDEGDENLNAAIWIDLLEPSSEEREMLQQGLGQSLASFLELEDIEASARFFEDEDGLHLHSFFYCEDENDYADIASVAFTLRDGRLFTLRDRELPAFRLYRMRSRSQRLVECNAYEVLLDLFETKIEQLADVIENAYADLEKLSHVILEGKQGEAFDKALATLTEQEDASSKVRLCLMDTQRALSFLVRKTRLPANQLEQARDILRDIESLQPHNESLFQKVNFLMQAAMGYINIEQNKIMKFFSVVSVMFLPATLVASTYGMNFEFMPELHLKYGYPMAIGLMIVAALTPYIYFKRKGWL
- a CDS encoding ABC transporter ATP-binding protein, which codes for MILFTNLSLKRGQTTLLENANATINPKQKVGLVGKNGCGKSSLLALLKKEISAEGGEVSYPTNWQLAWVNQETPALAISALDYVILGDRQYVALQQQLEQANQNNDGNAIARIHEQLDTIDAWTIQARAAALLNGLGFSQEELSQPVSAFSGGWRMRLNLAQALLCPSDLLLLDEPTNHLDLDAVIWLERWLQQYQGTLVLISHDRDFLDPVVDKILHIENQKINEYTGDYSSFEKQRAEKLAQQTALYRQQQQKISHLQKYIDRFKAKASKAKQAQSRVKALAKMELIAPAYVDNPFTFEFREPLALPNPLLSMEKVSAGYENNGQITEILKQIKLNLVPGSRIGLLGKNGAGKSTLIKLLAGEITALSGNIQLAKGVQLGYFAQHQLDTLRAEESALWHMQQLAPQQTEQQLRTYLGSFAFHGDKVNEPVATFSGGEKARLVLALIVWQRPNLLLLDEPTNHLDLDMRQALTEALVDYQGSLVIVSHDRHLLRNTVDEFYLVHDGQVEEFKGDLDDYQKWLNEQNSQSQPSGKTESNKESSSQNRKEQKRKEAELRQQLAPLRKSLAQWESKMETLSQKLADIEQQLANGDLYQAEMKENLTALLKDQAEYKKQLDEVEMGWFAVQEEIERVIAE